The proteins below are encoded in one region of Aquisphaera giovannonii:
- a CDS encoding UDP-glucuronic acid decarboxylase family protein — protein sequence MRTVITGGAGFVGSHLCDRFLAEGHEVLCVDNLLTGSRRNFEHLSGNPRFRFVEHNISDPVEVDGPVDAVLHFASPASPADYLAHPIPTLKVGSLGTHNALGLAKAKGARFLLASTSEVYGDPDVHPQREDYWGHVNPIGPRGCYDEAKRFAEAITMAYHRYHGVQTRIVRIFNTYGPRMRLNDGRVLPNFMSQALKGEPITIYGKGEQTRSFCYVSDLVDGIYRLLQSDHPLPVNIGNPSEITVAQLAQEIIDLVEGTASRVVYVDLPEDDPKRRKPDITKAQTLLGWNPTVERADGLRRTLEYFRTVL from the coding sequence ATGCGGACAGTGATCACCGGGGGCGCCGGCTTCGTCGGGTCTCATCTCTGCGACCGGTTCCTGGCGGAGGGGCACGAGGTCCTCTGCGTGGACAACCTGCTGACGGGCAGCCGCAGGAACTTCGAGCACCTCTCGGGCAATCCGCGGTTCCGGTTCGTCGAGCACAACATCTCCGATCCCGTCGAGGTCGACGGCCCGGTGGATGCGGTGCTCCACTTCGCGAGCCCGGCCAGCCCGGCCGATTACCTGGCCCACCCGATCCCGACCCTCAAGGTCGGGTCGCTGGGCACCCACAATGCCCTGGGGCTGGCCAAGGCCAAGGGGGCGCGGTTCCTCCTGGCGAGCACGTCCGAGGTGTACGGCGACCCCGACGTCCACCCCCAGCGCGAGGACTACTGGGGCCACGTCAATCCGATCGGCCCGCGGGGCTGCTACGACGAGGCGAAGCGGTTCGCCGAGGCCATCACGATGGCCTACCACCGCTACCATGGGGTGCAGACGCGCATCGTCCGGATCTTCAACACCTACGGCCCGCGGATGCGGCTGAACGACGGGCGCGTGCTGCCGAACTTCATGAGTCAGGCCCTCAAGGGCGAGCCGATCACGATCTACGGCAAGGGCGAGCAGACGCGCAGCTTCTGCTACGTGAGCGACCTGGTCGACGGCATCTACCGGCTCCTGCAGTCGGACCACCCCCTGCCCGTCAACATCGGCAACCCGTCGGAGATTACCGTGGCGCAGCTCGCGCAGGAGATCATCGACCTGGTGGAGGGCACGGCGAGCCGGGTCGTCTACGTGGACCTGCCGGAGGACGACCCGAAGCGCCGCAAGCCGGACATCACGAAGGCCCAGACGCTGCTGGGCTGGAACCCGACCGTGGAGCGTGCCGACGGCCTCCGTCGCACCCTCGAGTACTTCCGCACGGTGCTGTGA
- a CDS encoding cyclic-phosphate processing receiver domain-containing protein — protein sequence METGSPRPTAGGHAERRDAEDARPGGEPGCPGRDAGGDGRGPGGEPRGRRILFLDDDPERTAAFRLRNPTAALVETAEDCIARLAEPWDEVHLDHDLAGEVYVDSCRADCGMEVVRTIIAKPAAPFRDTLFIVHTHNVRAAGLMLRALREHGLSCVYQPFGMDLEEWLSDLKVAEDGQPGKPDSWRARLAGALGRLARRAREVSSRARGGGDREA from the coding sequence GTGGAGACCGGTTCGCCCCGACCGACCGCCGGAGGCCACGCGGAGCGGCGGGACGCCGAGGATGCTCGGCCTGGCGGGGAGCCGGGTTGCCCGGGGCGTGACGCCGGGGGCGACGGGCGCGGCCCGGGAGGCGAGCCCCGGGGCCGCCGGATCCTGTTCCTGGACGACGACCCCGAGCGGACGGCGGCCTTCCGCCTGCGGAACCCGACCGCCGCGCTCGTGGAGACGGCGGAGGATTGCATCGCCCGGCTCGCGGAGCCGTGGGACGAGGTGCATCTCGACCACGACCTGGCGGGCGAGGTCTACGTGGATTCCTGCCGGGCCGACTGCGGCATGGAGGTCGTGAGGACCATCATCGCGAAGCCCGCCGCGCCGTTCCGGGACACGCTCTTCATCGTCCACACGCACAACGTGAGGGCCGCGGGCCTGATGCTCAGGGCCCTCCGCGAGCACGGGCTTTCGTGCGTCTACCAGCCCTTCGGCATGGACCTGGAGGAATGGCTGTCCGACCTGAAGGTTGCCGAGGACGGTCAGCCCGGCAAGCCGGATTCGTGGAGGGCGCGGCTCGCCGGTGCCCTCGGTCGGCTCGCCCGTCGGGCGAGAGAGGTCTCGTCGCGGGCGCGGGGCGGCGGCGATCGGGAGGCATGA